The Acidobacteriota bacterium genome includes the window AGCCGCCAGGTCCCAGTCCGATTTGGCGGACAGGACGAGCACCGCGTCCCAGTCCCCAGCGGCCACAAGGGCCATGCGAAGGAGCGTGGCATTGGGCTTCGGATGGGCGAGGTGCACCTCAGGCCAGGGCTCCCGCCAATCCGGATGTTTGGTGAGCCCCTCGTTGGTGATCAGGCGAAGACCGGCTTCCCGCTGGCGCCCGGACACCTGTATTGTTTTACCGTTCCGGCGGGCGCCGCTGCCGCGCCGGGCATCGAAGAACTGGCCGAGCGCGGGCGCATAGACGACGCCGGCAACCGCCTCGCCGTCCTCGACCACTGCGAGGCCGACACACCAGTTCGGGTCACCATCGACATAGGCGCGCGTGCCGTCGATCGGGTCGACCACCCAGACGCGGGACTTCTGCCGCGCCGCTGGATCGTCCAGCGTTTCTTCCGACAGCCAGCCGTATTCGGGCCGGGCGGCCTTGAGCGTCCGGGCGCACAGCCTGTTCACGGCGAGGTCTGCTTCGGTGACAGGCCCGCCGCCCTTCGTCTTGTTCCAGGCTTCTGCCCCGCCCTGCCGGATGTAGGACATTGCAAGGTCGCCGGCGTCCTGCGCGAGGCGGCACAGCAGCCGCAAGTCTTCCTCCAGCGTGCGCTCAGCTGCCCGCAAGGTTCATGTCCTCGATGAGGATCGACGGGGCATCGCGCGTGCTGCGCAGTTCGAGGTCGGACGCCGGAACGAGGCGGGCAAACATGGCAGGCAGGTCGCCCGCCACGGTGACTTCGGAAACCGGGTAGGCAATCTCGCCGTTCTCGAACCAGAAGCCCGCGACGCCGACAGAATAATCGCCTGTGTTCGGATTGATCGACGGTCCGAACATGTCGGTGACCAGCAGGCCCTTGCCGGCCTGTTTGGCAAGCGCGCCGGGCGATTGGCTGCCCGCGCGCAAGTAGACGTTCGACGTCGACACGCCCGGCGGATCGCCGAAGCCGAGCCCGGCGAAGCCGTTCGGCGCAAGCCCCAGCTGGCGCGCGGTGGATATGTTCAGCAGCCAGCGAGTCAGGCGGCCGTCCTCGATCAGGTGCGCTTCGGACACGGGCAGTCCTTCGCCATCATGCGCTCGGCTGCCCATGCCGAGCGGACGGTGGGGGTCATCGGTCAGGTAGACGCCCTTGGCGAACACCTGCTCGCCCATGCGGTCCTTCAGGAAACTCACACCGCGCGCGACGGAGGGGCCGGAGATAGCGCCAAGAAAGGCGCCGATCAGGCTGTCAGACACCCGCCGGTCGAAAATCACGGCGGCCTTCTGCGTGTCGACCTTGCGCGCGCCAAGGCGGGCGATCGTGCGTTCGCCGGCGGTGCGCCCGATTTCTTCAGCAGACGGACGATCCTTGTCGAAGCGGACTGACCAGCTGTCATAGTCGCGCTCCATCTGCCCGTCCTTCTCGGCGACGGCAGCGAGACCGAGGCTGGTGGACGTTCCGGTTTTCCAGGCGCGAAAGCCGTTCGTTGCGGCCACCCAGCGTTCGGAGCGGTTCCAGGAGGCGCCGCAGCCGGCGACGGTCTTGATGCCGGGCACGGCCAGCGCTGCCGCTTCTGCGGCCAGCGCTTCGCGCTCGAGTATCTCGGCCGGAAGCTCCGCCTCTCCGGTGAGGTCCATGTCGGCGTTGCCCTGCATCAGCTGGGCGGCGTCCGGCAGGCCGCAATACTTGTCCTCGGGCACCGCACGGGCCATCGCGACGCAGCGCTCGGTGAGCGCCTTGAGTCCGGCGGGCGAAAGGTCCGCACCAGAGACATGCGCCTGGCGCTGTCCGAAGAAGCAGCGAAGTGCGACACTGGCGCTTTCCTCGCGCTCGATGCTCTCCAGCTTGCCATCGCGGACCGATACGCTGACGCCGTCGGCCACTCCGATACGGGCGTCAGCGGCGCTGGCGCCGGCCTTCAGGCAGTTATCCAGCAGGCCGGCAAGCAGGTCTGCCGGG containing:
- a CDS encoding DUF4170 domain-containing protein, with the protein product MCRLAQDAGDLAMSYIRQGGAEAWNKTKGGGPVTEADLAVNRLCARTLKAARPEYGWLSEETLDDPAARQKSRVWVVDPIDGTRAYVDGDPNWCVGLAVVEDGEAVAGVVYAPALGQFFDARRGSGARRNGKTIQVSGRQREAGLRLITNEGLTKHPDWREPWPEVHLAHPKPNATLLRMALVAAGDWDAVLVLSAKSDWDLAAGTVLVTEAGGQATTHTGAPLVFNQAIPAQPSVLASGNALHPLLVRRTGYVSLPDPQARAPQKLPPETTEPPKMPAKETHGKQLLHIVFGGELKDVTGVEFEDLSQLDFVGAFPNYQEAYDAWKAAAQRTVDHAETRYFILHAHRLLDPATGDTHHV
- a CDS encoding TldD/PmbA family protein encodes the protein MTGFTVPPADLLAGLLDNCLKAGASAADARIGVADGVSVSVRDGKLESIEREESASVALRCFFGQRQAHVSGADLSPAGLKALTERCVAMARAVPEDKYCGLPDAAQLMQGNADMDLTGEAELPAEILEREALAAEAAALAVPGIKTVAGCGASWNRSERWVAATNGFRAWKTGTSTSLGLAAVAEKDGQMERDYDSWSVRFDKDRPSAEEIGRTAGERTIARLGARKVDTQKAAVIFDRRVSDSLIGAFLGAISGPSVARGVSFLKDRMGEQVFAKGVYLTDDPHRPLGMGSRAHDGEGLPVSEAHLIEDGRLTRWLLNISTARQLGLAPNGFAGLGFGDPPGVSTSNVYLRAGSQSPGALAKQAGKGLLVTDMFGPSINPNTGDYSVGVAGFWFENGEIAYPVSEVTVAGDLPAMFARLVPASDLELRSTRDAPSILIEDMNLAGS